The genomic interval GCGAAATTAATGTTACCCTCCTCACCTACGAAAAAATCAATGAAAGTCAACAAAACAATTTTCTATCTTAGTAGCTTACCCTTATATTTTGTTGTAAGTTTTGCCAAAGATGAACCCTGTTTCGCATCTTAATTCCGTATCAATATCTCAAACAAATTAGTAATTTTGCATCTATGTTCAAATCTAAAAAGCTTGTTGCCGGTATTATAATTTTTGTATCTGTTATGCTGGCTACACTCTCCTTTTACTTTTATCAGGTGGCCAAAGCCCCCAATCTTCAGGTAGATAAAGAAGACCGTTATCTGCTTATTCCGACCGGTGCCACTTATCAAACAGTAATCGATTCGCTCAAAAGCAGCAAAATACTTCATGATGAGTTGTCTTTCAGTTTCCTTGCCAAGTTGCTCGATTACCAGGAAGCTGTAAAACCAGGCAAGTATCTGATTAAGAAAAATATGGGTAACCGGGAGGCTTTGCAGATGTTAAGGGCAGGCCGGCAAACTCCTGTCAAATTAACCTTTAATAATATCCGGCTTAAAAATGAACTGGCTTTTAAATTGTGCCGATATCTGGAAGCTGATTCCCTGCAATTTAAAGCCCTGCTCAACACTACACCGGTCGTTACTCAATATGGTTTTGATACAACCACGATCATGTGTATGTTCTTACCAAACACCTATGAGTTTTTCTGGAATACCTCTGCTCAGCAACTACTGGACAGGATGAACCGGGAATATACCAAATTCTGGACGGAAGAACGCAAACAAAAAGCGGCTTCTATTAATTTTACCCCTATTCAGGTGTCTATTCTGGCCTCTATCGTAGAAGCAGAACAAGCCCGTAAAAACGATGAAAAGCCAAGAGTAGCTGGTTTATATATTAACCGCCTGAAAGAAAATATGCCTTTACAGGCAGATCCCACACTGGTTTTTGCGTTGAAAAATTTTTCACTGAAACGGATTTTAAAAGGTCATATGCAATTAGAATCCCCCTATAACACGTATAAATATACCGGCTTACCTCCCGGACCAATTAACCTGCCGACACTTGCTTCAATTAATGCTGTTCTTAATTATGAAAAGCATGATTATTTATATATGTGTGCCAAAGAAGATTTCTCTGGCTATCACAACTTTGCTGACAATTTTGAAGACCATTTGAAAAATGCCCGTCTGTATCAAAAAGCTTTAAATGCCGCCAATATCAGGTAAGAAACGCCTTCTGACAATCATGCTTTATCATTCATAATTTATAAATCGTAAATTGTAAGAATTTATGTATTCACATGCGGTGCAAATTAGGGTATGTTATGCCGATACCGATCAGATGGGATACGTTTATTATGGAAACTATGCCAGGTATTATGAAATTGCCAGGGTAGAATCTCTGCGGAATCTGGGTTTTAGTTACAAAGAACTGGAAGCTTCAGGAATTATGATGCCAGTCTATGAAAACTACTCAAAATATTTGCAACCAGCCAGGTACGACGACCTGTTGACAGTAAAAGTATATGTAAAAACGGTTCCAAAAGTGAGGATGGTTTTTGAATATGAGATTTACAATGAGAACAATACCTTACTGAATACAGGCGTTACCACTCTGGTATTCATTAACCAGAAAACACAAAAGCCTTGTGCCGTTCCACAAAGGCTTTCCCGTGAATTGGAGCCTTTCTTTTCCTGATACAATATGCGCCAGCGGATAGAGAAAACCATTTTTCAGTCAGCCATATACCGGAAGCTGAAACACCGCTCTGATACTACCTATCTGTGGAATAAAAAAATCTCTTTATCGTCTGTTCTACAAATTTTGCTGCGGAAGATTCAAAAAGACGAACTCGATTCCCGTGCCAATGCAGTAGCCTTTAATTTGACGCTATCTGTTTTTCCGGCCATTATATTTTTGTTTACTCTCATTCCTTATATTCCCATACATGATCTAGACAAGCAAATTATGGAATTTCTGGGACAAGTACTTCCCAGAGGAATTTATGAGGAGGCAGCCGAAACCATTTTAGATATTGTAAGCCGTCCCAGAGCCAATCTGCTTTCTTTAGGTTTTATTCTTACTTTATATGTTGCTACCAATGGCATGATTGCGTTAATGGATGCCTTTAACCGCAGTTACAGAACCGGAGAAGGAAGAGGGTTTCTTAAAAAAAGGTTAATTGCAGCGGCTCTCACGTTTATCATTGCCATTGTATTGATTATTGCCATTGTGATTCTGATTTCTGGTAATATTATCCTGAACTGGCTGCTGGAGCACAAACTATTAACTGATGCCCTGACCTATTATTCTATTTCTTTTCTCCAGTATTTTGTCGTCTTTTTCGTTTTTTTTGTAGCTATTTCTTGCATTTACTACCTGGCTCCAACTATTACAAGGAGGTGGCAATTCTTCTCAATTGGCTCTATAATCGCAGCCATTCTATGTATTTTAGTCACTCACTTATTTTCCTTTTATATCAATAATTTCGCTTCCTACAACCGTTTGTATGGTTCCATTGGAACGCTCATCGGACTTATGCTTTGGTTCTATTTACTTTCTTTAATTCTGATTTTAGGATTTGAAATCAACGCGAGTATTGATGAGGCTCGCCAGGCCACTATCGCCGAATCGCTAGATACAACTCCAGGCACACTTCCCAGATAAGAATATATGTGCTTTTCATTTTTGAATTTGTAAAAACAACTTAAAATTTCAATTCAATTAGTTGAAAATATCAACACATACTTATACCTTTGTGACCTTCAATTTAGAGGGATGGCAGAGCGGTCTAATGCGGCGGTCTTGAAAACCGTTGACTGTAACAGGTCCGGGGGTTCGAATCCCTCTCCCTCTGCAGGATTCTTTCTAACTCTTTCAAAACCCTTCTAGTTTCTTTGCTAGAGGGGTTTTCGCTTTCTAGCCCCTTCCTTTTGTTTCACCTAGGTTTCACCATGGCAAAAGACAAAATATCTACTATTCCTTATCTGCATCCTACTAAAATTAAAGTTGGTAAGAACCAAGTTATTTTTCGACTTAGATCATGTTTAAATTTTGAGAATTGATAAAAAACGGGCCAGTTGCGTAAGCTAAAAGTAACCAAATTTCAAAATCTTATGCAAACTCAATATGAGAGATTGACTGACCCGCAATGGGAAGTTATTAAAGATTGCCTATCCAACGTAAACGAAAATATGATTTGAGAGCGATTGTAGAGGCTATTCTATGGTATCTACGCATCGGCAGCCAATGGAGAAATCTGCCTGAGGGTTTTCCTAAGTGGGAAAGTGTATATTATCAGACCTGATACGTTGAACATCTTCGGCTCCATTTTAGGAAATGGCACAAGGATGGCACTTTGGAAAAACTCAATTGGGGCTTGAATAAATTAGAACGCAAAAGAGTAGGAAAACAAGAGACACCCAGTATGGTTATCATTGATTCTCAATCAATTAAAACAGCTCCTTTCATCTCTGAAAACAAGGGTATGTACCCCAATGGAATGGTCAGCTCCTATGGTAACAAAAAAGTCAATGGCAGAAAAAGGCATATCCTGACAGACACTTTAGGCTTAGTATAGTCAGTGGTAGTACATGCAGCCAATCTTACTGATGGAGTCATGGCAGAGAAGATAGTAGAACCCCTGCAAGGCTATTTACACCGGATGCAAAAGATTTTAGCAGATCAGGCTTACAAACAAGTCTTCACCGATTGGGTCTATGAGAATATATTAGGGGTAGAAGTAGAAATTTCTTCTCCTCCTGCTTGTTCACAAGGATTTGTCCCTGTCAAATGGAGATGGATAGGAGAACGTACTTTCGCCACCTTTAATTTTGCTAGAAGATTGGATAAAGATCATGAAAAAACCACAGATAGTTCCCAGGCTTGGATTCTTTGGCAGAATTGCCAGTTAACTCTGAATCGTTTTACTTGATTTGCCTAATTTTATTTTTAAACATGATCTAAGTAAAGCTTTGGATAAATGGGCCTATGATAACAAAGTCTCTTTAGACTTTGTTATCATAGGCCCATTTATCCATTTTTTAGCTCTGTCCTGATTTTGGGAAGACCTCATCATAAAAACTCTATCTTAATACTGTTTTAGAATGAGAGGCCGACAATCACTTACTATGGGCGGCCATCATGAGAAACAAAAAAAGCCTATTAAGTAATATACTACATACAATACCTGATAATCTGCTTAAAATTAGATTCATCGCACATAACAGGAAAATTTATTCCTGTTGTGGGTGGGTAATTCCAGACACCATATGGTCAGAATTATTTGGCAAGAAAAGTGTAACTATGATAATGTGCAGTATATATTTATTAAAAGAGGTATCTGATTGATATGTAAATTGAATCTACTCCTTATGGGAATGATGCCTGAAAGATGTTGGTTTCTACATTTTTGATTTTCACTTCTTAGTCTCCGGAGCCACAAAGTACAACTGAGAAAATACGATAATACTGGCGCCTGTCCACAATCTGTTGATTGGATACCTCATTATTTTGTATGAACAATAATTCAAGATTTACGCTTCAGCATACTTTATACCTATACTCTCTCTAGTTTAATAGGATAGGTTTTATTGGCATTCCACTGGCACACATAGATATTTTTGTCTTCGTCAATACACACATCATGACAGTGCATAAACAAGGGCTCTTTCTGAACCATTAGTTGTAATTCACCTTTGTCATACACAGGTTTGGTTCCGCCTGGGTTAGAAATTACTTTATTGCTTTTATCCAGAATGGTCACAAAGCCTGAATTGGGTGTCTGATTCAAATACTTTAACCTTGACCAGCAAACCCCGGAATAAATATTTTCCCCATTAATTACAGCCCGGCATACAAAAGCTCCAGGTAAGAAAATCGTTGATAAGTATTTACCATCCAGGGTAAAGCGTTTGAAGGAATTATGCGCCCGGGAAGTACACAGTAAAGTTGGATTGTTTTTATCCCGGTTATCTATACATACTCCATGTGCCGTAGAAAACTGGGTATCTTCATCCCCTTTGCCTCCAAAATGCCGTTTATAATTTCCTTTTGCATCGTATTGAATGATGTACTGCGAACCGTATCCATCAGCTACATAAATATCTCCATTTGCGGATATAGCCGTTTCGGTAGGTTTATAAGGATCTTCTTTTTTGTAAATGCCTAATTCATGGGGTGTTTTCAACGTCATCAGTATTTTACCTTCAGAAGTAGTTTTATCAACCCGTCCAATATTGGGATCACTGATAAACAGCATATCCTCCCCTCCTTCATTAAAAATACTTAAGCCGTGTCCGCCAGGATACTCGGTACCCCAGGTTTTTAATAGTTTACCGGATTTATCATAAATAATAATATTATTTTTGGGTTCATCGGTCACCATAATCAACCGGCCTTTAGAATCCAGTACCATTTCATGACAATTATTTACAGGAGTTTTCGAGGAATCCAGTTTCCCCCAGTCTTTATTGATCCGGTAGGTAAAGCCATTATGGCCAAGCACTTCATTTGCTAAAACAGGCTTGCCTTTTTTAATGTAAAAATTAAAGTCAGGTGTAGTAAGCGCACTTCCTGCTAAAGCTATAGATCCTTTGAGAAAGTGGCGGCGTGTATATGTCATGTTTGAATCAAGTTGTAGTGTTCCTAAATTTAAAAAATAACATTGGTATGAACAAACCGACTTAACTTGTCCGTATATTGAAGATAGAATCAAAAGTGTAAATGAGATTAAAAATTTCTGTGTCATTTACTATTTATCCTCTAGCTATACTTAAAAAGCTACCTGAGGAATGAGGCAGCTTTTTAAGTAATTTACGCTTAATACCCCGGATTCTGTTGAAGAGTAGGTTGTCCTCCTTTGCTGCTGTATACAATGGCTTGTTCAGGAATTGGATAATAACGGTGCTTATCCTCGAATTTTGCTCCACTCAGGTAAGTCCGTAATGATCTTTCTTTTTCCAGGTACTTATTCAAAACCGGCTCAGCAATTCCCCAGCGGACGAGATCAAAGAAGCGGTGACCTTCCATGGCGAATTCCAGACGGTTTTCAAAACGAACGGCTTCCCGTGCGGCATTAGGATCTGTCCAGGGTTCAGTATATAATCCTACTACATAATTAGCTGCGGGAGTACCATTTGCATTCTTCACAAATCCCTCAGGTTTGGCAGCTCTTGCTCTGATTATATTTACAAGTGTCCGGGCTTGTTCCAGATTACCCAGCTCTACTTCACACTCAGCTGCCCAGAGCAACACATGATCATAACGCAGCAACCGGTAATTATTGGCACTTAACCGCTGATTACCTGATTTTCCGGATTCAGCTTTACTTACAATCTGCTTCTTTGCTGAAAAAGGCCCGGCATACGACTGATCCCGTATCCAGAAACGGCCCGGATGTACACCCCAATCCAAAAAGGGAATACCCCGGCGTCCTACGGTCCAGTCTAGCCGGGAATCTACGCTGCCCTGATAAGGCTCAAATGGCTCTGAAGTCAGGACTCCTTCATCATTCTTTACATTTACATCATTAAAGGTAGCAATCAAAGGCAAACCTTTTTCATCTGTCTTATAGGCATTCACCAGGTTCTGCGAAGGCTGGAAGAACCCACAACATCCACCAGGGCCGTTCGGATACATATACGTTAACCCATCCCCAAGATTACCTCCACTTCCATCAGAAGCTGTAAGAGAATACTGGATTTCAAAAATGGATTCGGCATTATTTCTGGTTTCGGCAGCAAAATTATCATGGAAATTATCTACCAGTTTGTAACGGCCACTGGCAATTATCTGGTCTAATAATGCTTTTGCAGCGGATAGGTGAGTGAGGTCAGCTTGCCCGTTTGGAAATGCCTGGAACATATGGCATTTTGCCAGATAGGCCATAGCTGCATACTTAGTAGGCCTTCCCAGGTTTCCCGGCTGGGTTTCAGGCAGTGTTT from Rhodocytophaga rosea carries:
- a CDS encoding transposase, yielding MNKLERKRVGKQETPSMVIIDSQSIKTAPFISENKGMYPNGMVSSYGNKKVNGRKRHILTDTLGLV
- a CDS encoding transposase, which codes for MAEKIVEPLQGYLHRMQKILADQAYKQVFTDWVYENILGVEVEISSPPACSQGFVPVKWRWIGERTFATFNFARRLDKDHEKTTDSSQAWILWQNCQLTLNRFT
- a CDS encoding RagB/SusD family nutrient uptake outer membrane protein, with the translated sequence MKKISFIISFSIFSLLVNSSCGDNFLEKQPQGQYSPAVLKTPRGVEGALVGAYALLDGIGTSGVTDWHGAASNWIFGSVVSDDAYKGSDAGDQPEQTFMERYVWLPSNGHLYGKWRMLYDGVARANDVLKTLPEVKEVDDTRRAQITAEARFLRGHYHFEAKKMWNNISYISDEVWNPNDPTSVQVPNTDDAWPQIQADFQFAMETLPETQPGNLGRPTKYAAMAYLAKCHMFQAFPNGQADLTHLSAAKALLDQIIASGRYKLVDNFHDNFAAETRNNAESIFEIQYSLTASDGSGGNLGDGLTYMYPNGPGGCCGFFQPSQNLVNAYKTDEKGLPLIATFNDVNVKNDEGVLTSEPFEPYQGSVDSRLDWTVGRRGIPFLDWGVHPGRFWIRDQSYAGPFSAKKQIVSKAESGKSGNQRLSANNYRLLRYDHVLLWAAECEVELGNLEQARTLVNIIRARAAKPEGFVKNANGTPAANYVVGLYTEPWTDPNAAREAVRFENRLEFAMEGHRFFDLVRWGIAEPVLNKYLEKERSLRTYLSGAKFEDKHRYYPIPEQAIVYSSKGGQPTLQQNPGY
- a CDS encoding acyl-CoA thioesterase; translated protein: MYSHAVQIRVCYADTDQMGYVYYGNYARYYEIARVESLRNLGFSYKELEASGIMMPVYENYSKYLQPARYDDLLTVKVYVKTVPKVRMVFEYEIYNENNTLLNTGVTTLVFINQKTQKPCAVPQRLSRELEPFFS
- a CDS encoding transposase, with translation MRAIVEAILWYLRIGSQWRNLPEGFPKWESVYYQT
- a CDS encoding NHL repeat-containing protein, with protein sequence MTYTRRHFLKGSIALAGSALTTPDFNFYIKKGKPVLANEVLGHNGFTYRINKDWGKLDSSKTPVNNCHEMVLDSKGRLIMVTDEPKNNIIIYDKSGKLLKTWGTEYPGGHGLSIFNEGGEDMLFISDPNIGRVDKTTSEGKILMTLKTPHELGIYKKEDPYKPTETAISANGDIYVADGYGSQYIIQYDAKGNYKRHFGGKGDEDTQFSTAHGVCIDNRDKNNPTLLCTSRAHNSFKRFTLDGKYLSTIFLPGAFVCRAVINGENIYSGVCWSRLKYLNQTPNSGFVTILDKSNKVISNPGGTKPVYDKGELQLMVQKEPLFMHCHDVCIDEDKNIYVCQWNANKTYPIKLERV
- a CDS encoding YihY/virulence factor BrkB family protein; protein product: MRQRIEKTIFQSAIYRKLKHRSDTTYLWNKKISLSSVLQILLRKIQKDELDSRANAVAFNLTLSVFPAIIFLFTLIPYIPIHDLDKQIMEFLGQVLPRGIYEEAAETILDIVSRPRANLLSLGFILTLYVATNGMIALMDAFNRSYRTGEGRGFLKKRLIAAALTFIIAIVLIIAIVILISGNIILNWLLEHKLLTDALTYYSISFLQYFVVFFVFFVAISCIYYLAPTITRRWQFFSIGSIIAAILCILVTHLFSFYINNFASYNRLYGSIGTLIGLMLWFYLLSLILILGFEINASIDEARQATIAESLDTTPGTLPR
- the mltG gene encoding endolytic transglycosylase MltG, with protein sequence MFKSKKLVAGIIIFVSVMLATLSFYFYQVAKAPNLQVDKEDRYLLIPTGATYQTVIDSLKSSKILHDELSFSFLAKLLDYQEAVKPGKYLIKKNMGNREALQMLRAGRQTPVKLTFNNIRLKNELAFKLCRYLEADSLQFKALLNTTPVVTQYGFDTTTIMCMFLPNTYEFFWNTSAQQLLDRMNREYTKFWTEERKQKAASINFTPIQVSILASIVEAEQARKNDEKPRVAGLYINRLKENMPLQADPTLVFALKNFSLKRILKGHMQLESPYNTYKYTGLPPGPINLPTLASINAVLNYEKHDYLYMCAKEDFSGYHNFADNFEDHLKNARLYQKALNAANIR